The following proteins are encoded in a genomic region of Amyelois transitella isolate CPQ chromosome 14, ilAmyTran1.1, whole genome shotgun sequence:
- the LOC106132335 gene encoding large ribosomal subunit protein mL46, whose protein sequence is MILKSLLTAEIKFCQSLLVRGLSNKPSWDIVTGVCVERVPVVTPPLNDIQKKYKNMIYAIEVENSLKSDHEVRHENDKIQAELLKKESGDVDMDAVSKITAQDFEDASTEELTKFKFADIQTEADKKNDKSSTERCLQRHLVMVTEHKLGQDKLKLLPQGLWKEGETLRQTAERVLLEHCGPELKVQFLSNAPCGFYKYKYPSDINGKVGAKVFFYYANFKSGKPKTKADWLTRTELTDILPARYNKSVSEFLIEESY, encoded by the exons atgattcttAAATCCTTGCTTACAGCAGAAATCAAGTTTTGCCAAAGTCTTTTAGTCAGAG GATTAAGCAACAAACCGTCATGGGACATTGTAACAGGGGTGTGTGTAGAGAGAGTGCCAGTAGTAACTCCCCCCCTAAATGACATCCAgaaaaagtacaaaaatatgatatatGCTATAGAAGTGGAAAACAGCTTGAAATCAGATCATGAAGTGAGGCATGAAAATGataa AATCCAAGCAGAACTCCTTAAGAAGGAATCAGGCGATGTTGATATGGATGCCGTCAGTAAGATAACAGCCCAAGATTTCGAAGACGCGTCAACAGAAGAACTgactaaattcaaatttgctGATATACAGACAG AAGCCGACAAGAAGAATGACAAGTCATCAACAGAACGATGTCTTCAAAGACATTTGGTTATGGTCACTGAACATAAACTCGGTCAAGACAAGTTGAAACTGCTGCCACAAGGTCTATGGAAAGAAGGGGAAACGTTACGACAG ACTGCAGAAAGAGTACTATTAGAACATTGCGGGCCAGAACTAAAGGTTCAATTTCTCTCAAATGCCCCCTGTGGATTTTACAAGTACAAATATCCTTCAGATATCAACGGGAAAGTTGGTGCAAAG GTGTTCTTCTATTACGCCAACTTTAAGAGTGGGAAACCTAAAACGAAAGCTGATTGGCTGACGCGCACTGAATTAACTGACATTTTGCCGGCGAGATACAATAAGTCAGTCAGTGAATTTCTAATCGAAGAGTCTTATTAG